Proteins encoded together in one Mycobacterium noviomagense window:
- a CDS encoding nucleoside triphosphate pyrophosphohydrolase, with protein MGKLVRDKVPDLIRASGRTPHVKTLRPGQYREALHDKLREEVDELFAASTPEAVIDEAADIVEVLTAIAGDQGASFGSILDAAQRKRSERGGFGKRLWLESIQP; from the coding sequence GTGGGCAAGCTCGTTCGTGACAAAGTGCCCGACCTTATCCGGGCCTCTGGGCGCACACCTCATGTGAAGACCCTGCGCCCGGGCCAGTACCGAGAAGCGCTGCACGACAAGTTGCGTGAAGAGGTTGACGAGCTCTTCGCCGCGTCGACCCCTGAGGCCGTCATCGATGAGGCCGCCGACATCGTCGAAGTCCTCACCGCGATTGCCGGTGACCAGGGCGCCAGCTTCGGCAGCATTCTCGATGCGGCGCAACGCAAACGCAGCGAACGAGGAGGATTCGGCAAGCGTCTCTGGCTGGAGAGCATCCAGCCGTAG
- a CDS encoding DEAD/DEAH box helicase: MKRDERQQLRAMTKVLSGWVMLASAVRAERAEVTKTADAAEAALRHAVIEIRHRDKVAWRVMLLRAKDAERLRDIARHANLAPLSKGLDRALAQLTGDVAAALHDVKAVTTAQRFFSGSGRRDQGHQAVEFLTKYRDWFFSSGIPEQLRRLPRQDDKAVAGQTSVADALADRVGLARRLADLGGSAEVIPASVFAGLGQAIAKLQGAAAEEARCRAAAIDAGNTVRRAETERFLADMAVDRLKEATRDKIRIGPLTDAGLSTVKAVMEYRWLENLPGIGPTLATRIRGAAQTLWQTTYDEMPARIDIKNRTTEATELLRRLRVWDAVRKSIGGTAELDLAHELNALAKSIDRPVTHAVVFCAPYWSVKELCKSIDTVVDRAQRISEEQGPAMACDPWDDFLARPADYFALLAELGFITEDAEKVHGDLPDEIVQAVRALELKTEYLSASLRGYQSFGARFALVQRKVIIGDEMGLGKTVEALAVVAHVRAKGLHHFLVICPAAVVTNWVREVSSKSTLRAHRLHGVDRAASARSWMRNGGVAITTFETLPWLHQNATGLDDLACVVIDEAHYIKNPDAVRTRNSVSLVNSCERAVLLTGTPLENRIDEFRNLVSYLRPELLVDANELAPRKFRRQVAPAYLRRNQEDVLTELPDLVEVDEWLALSDEDRAAYRDAVAAGNFMAMRQAAIIQGSKSIKMQRLNEIVEEAEDNGRRVVVFSYFRSVLDHVVRVLPGKVFGPLTGSVPPIKRQTMIDDFSAAGHGAVLVAQVVAGGVGLNIQAASVVVICEPQLKPTMEWQAIARARRMGQLASVQVHRLLSEDGVDQRIREILARKSELFEEFARVSETAESAPEAFDISEAELAREVIAAERERLFARPEPTGNGDPGGASPREGRQHAIHVQPRPEGNDRIRENNRTWR; this comes from the coding sequence ATGAAGCGCGACGAACGGCAGCAGCTACGCGCCATGACTAAGGTGCTGTCCGGTTGGGTCATGCTGGCAAGCGCTGTCCGTGCCGAGCGAGCCGAAGTCACCAAAACAGCGGACGCCGCTGAAGCGGCCCTTCGCCACGCGGTCATCGAGATTCGCCACAGGGACAAGGTCGCGTGGCGGGTGATGCTGCTTCGGGCCAAGGACGCGGAGAGGCTACGCGACATCGCGCGCCACGCAAACCTCGCGCCCCTCTCAAAAGGCCTTGACCGGGCGCTTGCGCAGCTCACCGGGGACGTTGCCGCCGCGCTGCACGACGTAAAGGCCGTCACCACCGCCCAACGGTTCTTCAGCGGCAGCGGCAGGCGGGATCAGGGTCACCAAGCCGTCGAATTCCTTACCAAATATCGGGACTGGTTCTTCAGCAGCGGCATTCCCGAGCAACTTAGGCGCCTCCCCCGCCAGGACGACAAGGCGGTCGCAGGCCAAACCTCGGTCGCCGATGCACTGGCGGACCGAGTAGGTTTGGCTCGCCGGCTCGCCGACCTCGGCGGCTCCGCTGAGGTGATCCCCGCCAGTGTTTTCGCAGGACTAGGCCAAGCGATCGCAAAGCTTCAGGGAGCCGCCGCAGAAGAAGCCCGCTGCCGCGCCGCGGCGATCGACGCGGGCAATACGGTCCGCCGGGCAGAGACCGAACGTTTCCTTGCCGACATGGCGGTTGACCGCCTCAAGGAGGCGACCAGGGACAAGATCCGTATCGGGCCCTTGACTGACGCCGGGCTGTCCACGGTAAAAGCGGTGATGGAGTACAGATGGCTGGAGAACCTGCCGGGTATCGGCCCAACGCTCGCCACCCGTATCCGTGGCGCTGCGCAGACCCTGTGGCAAACAACCTATGATGAGATGCCCGCACGCATTGACATCAAGAACCGGACCACCGAGGCGACCGAGCTGTTGCGGCGCCTGCGGGTATGGGATGCAGTCCGCAAGAGCATCGGCGGTACAGCCGAGCTCGACCTCGCTCACGAGCTCAATGCACTTGCCAAATCGATCGATCGGCCGGTGACTCACGCGGTCGTATTTTGCGCGCCGTACTGGTCGGTTAAGGAACTCTGCAAGTCAATCGACACAGTTGTGGATCGCGCCCAACGGATCTCCGAGGAGCAGGGGCCGGCGATGGCGTGCGACCCGTGGGATGACTTTCTCGCTCGACCGGCTGATTACTTCGCTCTGCTTGCCGAGCTGGGTTTCATCACTGAGGACGCGGAAAAGGTTCATGGCGACCTCCCGGACGAAATCGTCCAGGCTGTTCGTGCTCTTGAACTCAAGACCGAGTACCTGTCGGCTTCGTTACGTGGCTATCAGAGCTTCGGTGCGCGCTTCGCGCTGGTGCAACGCAAAGTGATCATTGGCGACGAGATGGGCTTGGGGAAGACGGTGGAGGCGCTTGCAGTCGTTGCTCACGTGCGAGCGAAAGGACTCCACCACTTTCTAGTGATATGCCCAGCCGCTGTTGTCACCAACTGGGTTCGAGAGGTCTCATCCAAATCCACATTGCGCGCACATCGCCTCCACGGGGTGGATCGTGCGGCGTCTGCAAGGAGCTGGATGCGCAACGGCGGCGTTGCGATTACGACCTTCGAAACTCTTCCCTGGCTCCATCAAAACGCCACCGGCCTAGATGATTTGGCCTGCGTCGTAATCGATGAAGCACACTACATCAAGAATCCTGATGCAGTGCGTACGCGGAATTCGGTCTCGCTGGTGAACTCGTGCGAGCGCGCTGTACTACTCACTGGAACGCCCTTGGAGAATCGGATAGACGAATTCCGCAATCTGGTGAGCTATCTACGGCCAGAGCTTCTGGTCGACGCCAACGAGCTTGCTCCGAGGAAGTTTCGGCGCCAGGTGGCGCCAGCGTACCTGCGCCGCAATCAGGAAGATGTGTTAACCGAGTTACCTGACTTGGTTGAGGTCGACGAATGGCTTGCGCTGTCCGACGAGGATCGTGCTGCCTATCGTGACGCGGTGGCAGCAGGAAACTTCATGGCGATGCGCCAAGCGGCGATAATTCAGGGCAGCAAGTCGATAAAGATGCAGCGGCTCAACGAGATTGTTGAAGAGGCCGAGGACAACGGTCGACGGGTCGTCGTCTTCTCCTACTTCCGCAGTGTCCTAGACCATGTTGTTCGCGTATTGCCCGGTAAGGTGTTTGGTCCGTTGACGGGCTCTGTTCCTCCGATCAAGCGGCAGACGATGATTGACGATTTCTCTGCTGCCGGGCACGGTGCGGTGCTTGTCGCCCAAGTCGTCGCGGGCGGCGTCGGCTTAAACATCCAAGCAGCCTCCGTGGTCGTCATCTGCGAGCCACAGCTGAAGCCAACTATGGAATGGCAAGCTATCGCACGCGCGAGGCGCATGGGTCAGCTGGCATCGGTACAAGTCCATCGTCTCTTGTCCGAAGATGGCGTCGACCAGAGGATCCGTGAAATCCTGGCCCGCAAGAGCGAGTTGTTCGAGGAGTTCGCGCGCGTCAGCGAAACGGCGGAAAGTGCACCGGAAGCTTTCGACATTTCTGAGGCTGAGCTCGCCCGTGAAGTCATCGCTGCGGAGCGTGAGCGGCTGTTCGCCCGACCTGAGCCGACGGGCAATGGTGACCCGGGTGGCGCATCACCCAGGGAAGGTAGGCAGCACGCGATTCATGTTCAACCCCGGCCGGAGGGAAATGACCGAATACGGGAAAACAATCGAACTTGGCGATGA
- a CDS encoding HNH endonuclease produces the protein MDGDTADPLLLGQRVVAILETGLRTATYKLATLMALIDHCVENMPERPADVLPVPIPDLAHRVLEIYWPQVRPFDGHELRQSTQPRARILIATNALREAAGVRGTALSVDIARLRAPAAYRSAIEEITLCLAQQPLHRLQKLPGSSTSDSFLYDDSFLHDHVSRSTLRAHGDAIELKPGVAHGLARLAGLLKAALEIMWVDDVRRMNKFLYAEVPDVAGHLFGRERTDLAAVRGPFKEAYGPHCFYCGAHLPVNNPVDHVLPWSLVGIDGLANLVLACARCNGDKSGALPAVSIVDRVLDRDREVLEQIAAEIQWPTQRDRVVAAARGIYRAQPAGVPTWTGYKQSERLDISFPPSWT, from the coding sequence GTGGACGGTGACACGGCCGACCCGCTTCTGCTCGGGCAGCGGGTAGTCGCCATCCTGGAGACCGGCCTGCGAACGGCCACCTACAAGCTGGCCACGTTGATGGCGTTGATCGACCACTGCGTCGAGAACATGCCCGAGCGGCCCGCCGATGTTCTGCCGGTGCCGATTCCCGATCTAGCGCATCGCGTGCTGGAGATCTACTGGCCGCAAGTGCGCCCATTCGACGGCCATGAATTGCGCCAATCCACGCAGCCGCGTGCACGGATCCTCATCGCCACCAATGCGTTACGTGAGGCAGCCGGGGTTAGAGGCACCGCTCTGTCGGTGGACATCGCCAGGCTACGGGCGCCCGCCGCATACCGAAGCGCCATCGAAGAGATCACCCTGTGCCTTGCGCAGCAGCCGCTGCATCGGCTGCAGAAACTTCCCGGCTCTTCGACGAGTGATTCCTTTCTGTACGACGACTCATTCCTCCACGACCACGTCTCGCGGTCGACGCTGCGCGCCCATGGCGACGCGATCGAACTCAAACCCGGTGTTGCGCATGGTCTTGCCCGGCTCGCTGGGCTGCTCAAGGCGGCGCTGGAGATCATGTGGGTCGACGATGTGCGACGGATGAACAAGTTTCTTTACGCTGAGGTGCCCGACGTCGCGGGCCATCTGTTCGGTCGTGAACGCACCGATCTGGCAGCAGTCCGCGGGCCGTTCAAGGAGGCGTACGGGCCGCACTGCTTTTACTGCGGCGCGCATCTGCCGGTGAACAATCCGGTCGACCATGTGCTCCCGTGGTCGCTAGTCGGTATCGACGGCTTGGCCAATCTGGTGCTCGCGTGCGCCCGTTGCAATGGTGACAAGAGTGGCGCGCTGCCGGCGGTGTCGATCGTCGACCGGGTGCTCGACCGGGACCGAGAGGTGCTGGAGCAGATCGCGGCCGAGATTCAGTGGCCGACGCAGCGCGACCGTGTCGTGGCCGCCGCGCGAGGCATCTACCGCGCGCAGCCCGCCGGCGTCCCGACATGGACAGGTTACAAGCAGAGCGAGCGGCTCGATATCAGCTTCCCACCGTCATGGACGTGA